The following is a genomic window from Patagioenas fasciata isolate bPatFas1 chromosome 1, bPatFas1.hap1, whole genome shotgun sequence.
CATTAATTGTCACTGTCCCCAAagtggctgtggggtgggggacaccaactgggagcccccccagttcacgctggtggcacttggggacCCAGATGCACAGGGGGACCCAACACAACCGAGGGTCGATTAATCAGCAGCGCTTGGGATTCGGTGGCTTCGGGGGCTCCTCGTTCATTGTCACTGTGTCCCCTGGCCCTGCCGCTTGCTCTGGGGGTGCTGCTGCACCCCAAAGTGTCACCGGTGGGTTGGGTGCTGCTCTCTGTGGGTGCACACACATAACGGGGTGAgtgtcccctgcctgtcccctgcctgtcccctgcccgcCCCGGCGATCCCGCGCTGCCACGTTTACCCACGGCAACCGGACGCGCACCAGGATGTCCTGGTCCTGGGGTGGCACCAGGATGTCCTGGTCCCCAAGGGCGTCACAGCCCCCCCCGAGCTGTCACAGCCTCCCCAGGGCCGTCACAGCCCCCCCAGAGCTGTGACAGCCCCCCAGGCCCATAGCAGCCCCCCCAAGGCCGTGCGCTCCTTCACTctccattttggggtgtccccaggttcGGGGCGCTGCTCAGCTCAACCCCACCAAGACGTCactttgtccccaaaaccccaaggtgttggggacagtgggggggacccgcagtccctgtgccaccccccaggtccccagcAGCCCCCGGGATGTCCCCGCGGGGTTTCGTGCTGCACGTGGTGTCACTgatgtggcaccacggggacaaaCCGGGGGGTCTGTCCCCCCGACTTTGTGGCGGGTCTGGGGGCTGTGGTGGCGCCCGCTGCCCCCGGAGCTGTTTTCTCGCTGCTTTTCTCGGCTGGGTGTTGTAATCCAAGGTCTGTCCCCGTTGTGGCAGCTGCcaccaccccctgtccccccctcgtCCCATTAGGGATGCAGGTCTCGTTTAACCTGTTTTCGGGAGGCTGGAAACAAGTTTGTGCCACCAGGGCCTGACACAACCCAGGGCTGATTCATCAGCAGCGCTTGGGATTCGGTGGCCTCGGGGGCTCCTCGGCAACCGTCACTGTCCCCAAagtggctgtggggtgggggacACCAACTGGGACCCCCCAGTTCACTGGTGGCACTTGGGGACCCTGGGAAAGATGCACAGGGGGACCTGACACAACCATCAGCAGCTCTTGGGACACGGGAGTCAGTGGCCTTGGGGGCTCCTCGTTAATTGTCACTGTCCCCAAAGTGACTGTGGGGTGGGGGACACCAACTGGGTGCCCCCCAGTTCACgctggtggcacttggggacCCCAGGAAAGATGCACAGGGGGACTTGACACAAGCATCAGCAGCTCTTGGGACATGGGGTTTGGTGGCCTCGGGGGCTGTTCATTGATTGTCACTGTCCCCAAAGTGGCTGTGGGGTGGGCGACACCAATTGGGACCCCCCAATCCACACTGGTGGCACTTGGGGACCCTGGGAAAGACACATGGGGGGAACTGACACTGAATCAACTGAGGGTTGATTAATCAGCAGCTCTTGGGACATGGGGTTTGGTGGCCTTGGGGGCTCCTTGTTAATtgtcactgtccccagggtggctGTGGTTTGGGGGACACCAACTGGGACCCCCCAGTTCACTGGTGGCACTTGGGGACCCTGGGAAAGATGCACATGGGGACCTGACACAACCATCAGAAGCTCTTGGGACATGGGGTTTGGTGGCCTTGGGGTCTCCTTGTTAATtgtcactgtccccagggtgACTGTGGGATGGGTGAGACCAACTGGGACCCCCCAATTCACACTGGTGGCGCTTGGAGACCCCAGGAAAGATGCACAGGGGGACCTGACACAACCATCAGCAGCTCTTGGGACATGGGGTTTGGTGGCCTCGGGGGCTGTTCATTGATTGTCACTGTCCCCAAAGTGGCTGTGGGGTGGGCGACACCAATTGGGACCCCCCAATCCACACTGGTGGCACTTGGGGACCCTGGGAAAGACACATGGGGGGAACTGACACTGAATCAACTGAGGGTTGATTAATCAACAGCTCTTGGGACGAGGGGTTTGGTGGCCTCGGGGGCTCCTTGTTAATtgtcactgtccccagggtggctGTGGTTTGGGGGACaccaactgggacccccccaattcACACTGGTGGCACTTGGGGACCCTGGGAAAGATGCACAGGGGGACCTGACACAACCATCAGCAGCTCTTGGGACACGGGAGTCAGTGACCTCGGGGGCTCCTTGTTAATTGTCACTGTCCCCAAAGTGGCTGTGGGGTGGGCGACACCAATTGGGACCCCATAATTCACAccggtgacacttggggacacgaGTGCCCCGGGGAAGATGTTCTGAATGGAGCGAAGCCATCGTGTGGGACACATGGGGAAGGGACCCGAGGCTGGGTTGTCCCCATCCCTCTCGTTAATTATTGCACCCCGGCTCCGCTCGTTAATTATTTATCATCAGGTCACCTTGAGACGCGGCGTCCGGTCGCTAATGATCCCAATTAACATCCGGGCCACGGGGGGGATCTGCTCTTTAATTAATGACCGCGTGGCTGCGGGCAGGAGGGGATGTCACCAGTGCTTGGTGGCACTGTCACCCCCccaggatgtggggcaggggggagttgtccccattcccccccgccAGGGGACATTTTGCTGTTGGTTTTTCCTCCTCGCCCGCAGACGGCAGAGTCAATATTGACTCAGGGCTGGTGCTTCCCGGCTGCCACCGTCCCCTCTcctggtgacaccggtgacatgaGTCACGTCCCGCCCCCCCCCGGGTGCAGGCAGGGCCTGAGTCACCCGCTGCCTGCGTGGGCAGCGCTGCCCGACCTGCCTGCCcgcgtggggacagcggggggtccCCGAGGGTGTCACCTGGGGGTGTGTGACACCGCCTCGCTGGGATGTCCCCAAACGAGTTTGTGGCAGAATGGAGGCTCATGGAGCGGGGGGGGTGATGCGAGGGATGGGGATGAGCAGTGGTGAcatgggatggggtctgtgggatggggacaggctctgtggggttggggacaggctctgtggggttggggacaggctCTGTGGGGTTGGGAATGGGCTCTATTgaactggggacagggactgtggagctggggacaggctctgtggggatggggacagacactgtggggctgggaatgggctccatggggttggggacagggactatGGGATTGGGGACAGGCTCTGTGGAGCTGGGGACAGACTCCATGGGGCTGGgacgggctctgtggggctgggacaggctCCGTGGGGTTGGCTCTGTGGAATGGGGGCAGgctctgtggggttggggacaggctCCGTGGGACAGGGACGGGCTCTGTGGGTGCAGAATTTGACACTCGCTGCTGAGGGTGCAGTGGCAGACAGTGGCACTCCTAACCCTGTAAAACCACTCCTAACCCCATAAAACCACTCCTAACCCCCTAGAGCCACTCCTAAACCCCTAAAACTCCGTCTAAACCCCTAGAGCCTCTCTGAAACCCCTAAAACTGCTCCTAAACCCCCCAAACTGCTTCTAAATCCCTGGAGCTGCTCCTAAACCCCTAGAACCGCTCCTAACCCCCTGGAGCTGCTCCTAAACATGTAAAACTGCTTCTAAACCCCTAAAACTGCTCCTAAATCCCTAGAGCCACTCCCAAACCCCTAAAACTGTTCCTAAACCTCTAAAATTGCTCCTAACCCCCTAAAACTGCTCCTAAACCCCTAGAGCCACTCCTAACCCCCTAAAACTGCTCCTAAACCCCTAGAGCCACTCCTAAACCCCTAGAGCCACTCCCAAACCCCTAAAACTGCTCCTAAACCCCTAAAACTGCTCCTAAACCTCTAAACCCGCTTCTAAGCCCCTAAAACTGCTCCTAACCCCCTAAAACTGCTCCTAAACCCCTAGAGCCACTCCTAAACCCCTAGAGCCACTCCTAAACCCCTAGAACTGCTCCTAAACCCCTAGAGCCATTCCCAAACCCCTAAAACTGCTCCTAACCCCCTAGAGCCACTCCCAAACCCCTAAAACTGCTCCTAAACCCCTAGAGCCACTCCTAAACCCCTAGAACCTCTCCGAAACCCCTAGAGCCACTCCCAAACCCCTAAAACTGCTTCTAAACCCCTAAAACTGCTCCTAACCGCCTAAAACTGCTCCTAAACCCCTAGAGCCACTCCTAACCCCCTAGAACCGCTCCTAAACCCTGAAACTGCTCCTAAATCCCTGGAGCCACTCCTAACCCCCTAAAACTGCTCCTAACCCCCTAAAACTGCTCCTAAACCCCTAGAGCCACTCCTAACCCCCTAAAACTGCTCCTAAACCCCTAGAGCCACTCCTAACCCCCTAGAACCGCTCCTAAACCCTGAAACTGCTCCTAAATCCCTGGAGCCACTCCTAACCCCCTAAAACTGCTCCTAACCCCCTGAAACTGCTCCTAAACCCCTAAAACTGCCCCTAATCCCCTAGAACCGCTCCTAAATCCCTGAAACTGCTCCTAAATCCCTGGAGCCGCTCCTAACCCCCTAAAACTGCTCCTACCGCCCCGCAGTGCAGGATGGAGTGCAAGGACGTGCCGGCCGCCACGCTGTACGACGTGCTGCACGACATCGAGTACCGCAAGAAATGGGACAGCAACGTCATCGAGACCTTCGACATCGGGAGGCTCACGGTCAACTCCGACGTGGGCTACTACGCCTGTGAGGAGCGGGGGACACTCAGGGTTGAGGGGGGACACCCGAGCCTTGGGGTTGTCACTGTCACTGCAGCATCCCTGGTCCAGCATCCCCAGGTCCAACATCCCTGGTCCAGCATCCCCGGTCCAACATCCCTGGTCCAGCATCCCCTGGTGCAGCATCCCCTGGTGCAGCATCCCCTGGTCCAGCATCCCTGGTCCAGCATCCCCGGTCCAACATCCCTGGTCCAGCATCCCCTGGTGCAGCATCCCCAGGTCCAGTATCCCCAGGTCCAACATCCCTGGTCCAGCATCCCTGGTCCAGCATCCCCTGGTCCAGCATCCCCTGGTCCAGCATCCCCAGGTCCAACATCCCTGGTCCAGCATCCCCAGTCCAGCATCCCCGGTCCAACATCCCTGGTCCAGCATCCCCTGGTGCAGCATCCCCAGGTCCAACATCCCTGGTCCAGCATCCCAGGTCCAGCATCCCCTGGTCCAGCATCCCCAGGTCCAACATCCCTGGTCCAGCATCCCTGGTCCAGCATCCCTGATCCAACATCCCCAGGTCCAGCATCCCCAGGTCAAGCATCCCCTGGTCCAGCATCCTCAGGTCCAGCATCCCTGGTCCAGCATCCCTGGTCCAGCATCTCTGGGAAAAACCTGGGTACCACTTCGGGAGGGATtttggggacaggatgggagtGTCTATGCCAGGGGGGGTGtcacacccctgtgtcccccccgttgtccccagggaggtgtcccaAGCCCCTGAAGAACCGGGACGTCATCACGCTGCGCTCCTGGCTGCCCATGGGCACCGACTACATCATCATGAATTATTCCGTCAAGCACCCGGTGAGTCCCCTTGGGGGGGCaaccccccaaaaatggggctggggggtggcaGGGAGTGCTGTCCCCCCTGGGATGGACCTGGGGGGGTGGCAGGGGGTGCTGTCCCCCCCAAAACGGGGTTGGGTTTGTCCCATGGTCACACagatgggttttggggggtctgggcagccctgcctgtgctcagtgcttgtcaccGACTTGTCCCCCCCATCAattgtcactgtgtccccccccgcAGAAGTACCCCCCCCGTAAGGACATGGTGCGCGCGGTCTCCATCCAGACGGGTTATCTGATCGAGGGCACGGGCGCCAACAGCTGCACCATCACCTACCTGGCGCAGGTGGACCCTAAAGgtaatggggggggacacacactcaGCTCCCCCATCTTGGTGGCATTTGGTGAGAGtcaccgcccccccgcccccgtaaTGGGGTGATAAATAGGGCTGGATGTTTGCTGGAGCCTGGAGGGGTGGGTGGGTGTGGGGTGGGCTTGGGCGGGCAGGAGCAGGCAAGGACGGGCAGGAATGGGCAGGAGAAGCAGGGATAGacagcagcaggcaggagagggcagggacgggcagggatgggcagggacaagcaggagagggcagggacaggcaggaagggccaggagcaggcagggatgggcagggacaggcaggagtgggcagggacaggcagggatggccaggagaaggcagcagcaggcagggtgggCCAGAAATGGTCAGGAGAAGGCAGGAGTGGGCAGGGAtaagcaggagcaggcagggatggCCAGGATAAGGCAGGGAGACtcaggagcaggcagggatgggcaggagcaggcagcagcaggtagGGATGGCCAGGAGCAGGTAGGAGTGGGCAGGGatgggcagcagcaggcagggaggcaggaacaggcaggaattgccaggagcaggcagggatgggcagggacaggcagggacaggcagcagagGGAAGGGACAGGCAGGAATGGCCAGGAGAAGGCAGCAGAGGGCAAGAGCGGACAGAagcaggcagggatgggcaggaACAGGCAGGAGTGGGCAGGGAGAGCCAAGagtgggcagcagcaggcagggctggccaAGAataggcagcagcaggcagggagacCCAGGAGGGCAAGAGCAGGCAGGAGTGGGCAAGGACAGGCAGGAATTgccaggagcaggcagcagagggcagggacaggcaggagcaggcagggacaggcagcagagggcagggacaggcaggagcaggcagggacaggtagcagagggcagggacaggcagcagagggcagggacaggcagaagcaggcagggacaggcaggagcaggcagggacaggcaggagcaggcagggacaggcagcagagGGCGGGGATGCTGGAGCAACGCCAGGAGGGAACATTTTGGGCCCGGTTCTCTTCAAACATTTCTATTTTGGGGTAGACGAGGCGGCCAAAACGGCTTTTCCCAGAAGCAAAGCCGAGTCGGCGGTTTGGGCCGAACCCCGGTTTCCCAGGACTGTCCCCAGGGAGGGTGACCCGGGAAGGGGGGTAcggcggggacaccgggggtgtccccaacccatcaGCCACCTCTTGTGTCCCCAGGCTCCCTCCCTAAGTGGGTGGTGAACAAATCCTCGCAGTTCCTGGCCCCTAAGGTGAGTCCACGtccccggggcgggcggggggcgcgcgtgtgtcccccagcacccccagcaccccaaaaccctccccGGCAGGCCATGAAGAAGATGTACAAGGCGTGTCTGAAGTACCCGGAGTGGAAGGCGAAGCACGAGCCGCAGTTCAAGCCCTGGCTGTACCCCGAGCAGAGCCGGCTGCCCCCGCTGCCGCTGGCCGAGCTGTCCCTGCAGCACGCAGACTCCCTGGAGAACATCGACGAGAGCGCCCTGGCCGAGGGCAAGGACGAGCGCGGCGACGCCAGCGACGAGGACAGCGTTAATTAGCCCCCCCGGTCCCCCGCCGCGGGGTCGGGTTGGGCTGGTGGCCCCGCATCAGTGCGGGTTGGGGACACGAGTCCCAGTATCCCCAGCATCACTTTGTGTCTTGCACCAACGCTTTTGGgttgggggacccccccatgcTGCTGTCACCATTTGGGGACAAGCATTAATTGACCCCCCTGATGAGCCCCCAGGGGTCGGGTTGTTCTGGTGTCCCCACATCACTGTGGTTTGGGGACACGAGTCCCTGTGTCACCATGTCCGTGCGGGTTGGGGATGCGAGGCTCTGTATCACCACATCACTTTGTGTCTTTTGCACCCACAGTTTTGGGTTGGGGGATCCCCCCCGCTGCTGTCACCTTGTTTGGGGACAAGTGATGACCCCCCCCGGGATGGTTttttccctgtgtcccccccatccatgCAGGTTGGGGACACGAGTCCCTATATCCCCCTATCAATGCAGGTTGGGGACACGAGTCCCAGTATCCCCAGCATCACTTTGTGTCTCGCACCAACGCTTTTGGGTTGGGGGACCCCCCCACGCTGCTGTCACCATTTGGGGACAAGCATTAATTGACCCCCCTGATGAGCCCCCAGGGGTCGGGTTGTTCTGGTGTCCCCGCATCAGTGCGGGTTGGGGACAcgagtccccgtgtccccatgtccgtgcgGGTTGGGGATGCGAGGCTCTGTATCACCACATCACTTTGTGTCTTTTGCACCCACAGTTTTGGGTTGGGGGATCCCCCCCGCTGCTGTCACCTTGTTTGGGGACAAGTAATGACCCCCCCCGGGATGGTTTTTTCCCTGTGTCCCCGCCATCCATGCAGGTTGGGGACACGAGTCCCTATATCCCCCTATCAATGCAGGTTGGGGACAtgagtccctgtgtccccacatcactCTGTGTCTTGCACCAACGCTTTTGGGTTAGGGGACCCCCCCACGCTGCTGTCACCATTTGGGGACAAGCATTAATTGACCCCCTCGATGACCCCCAGGGGTTGGGTTGGTCTGGTGTCCCCACATCAGTGCGGGTTGGGGACAtgagtccctgtgtccccctatCAATGCAGGTTGGGGACATGAGTCCCTGTGCCCCCACATCACTCTGTGTCTCTTGCACCCACACTTTTGGCTTGGGGAATCCCCCCCCAGTGCTGTCACCCTGTTTGGGGACAAGTGTTAATTAATACTCCCTGGGCCCCCCCGCCGCGGGGTTGGGTTGGTCTGGTGTCCCCCTTGCAATGCAGGTTGGGGCAcgagtccctgtgtccccacagcaaTGCAGGTTGGGGACATGAGTCCCACATCACTTTGTGTCTCACACCAACGCTTTTGGgttgggggacccccccatgcTGCTGTCACCATTTGGGGACAAGCATTAATTGACCCCCCCGATGAACCCCCAGGGGTTGGTTTAGCCCAGTGTCCCCCTGTCGATGCAGGTTGGGGACATGAGTCCCTGTGTCACCATGTGTCACCACATCACTTTGTGTCTCTTGCACCCACAGTTTCGGTTTGGGGGGTCCCCCCCCATCACCTTCTTTGGGGACAAACATTAATTGACCCCCCCATGGTTCCCCACCCTGGGGTTcttttgtccctgtgtccccccatccatGCAGTTTGGGGACACaactccctgtgtccccacatcactCTGTGTCCACATGCACCCACACTTTGTTTTAGGGGACCCCCCCACTGCGGTCACCCTGTTTGGGGACAAGTGTTAACTAATGAACCCCCCGAGGATgttttgtccctgtgtcccccccatccatgcaggttggggacacagctccccgtgtccccacatcacTGTGTCCCCATGCACCCACACTTCTCATTTTGGGGGCACCCCACTTGTGTCACCCtatttggggacagtggggtcatGCCGCCCCCCCCAAACCAGTGGCTGCCCCCAGGTCCCCCCCCCTGCAGGGGGTGTCTGGTCCCTTCACAGCCACCGGGGGacacccacattgtccccaaaccCAAAGTGTCCTTCAGTTGTCACCCCGGGGGGATCACAAAGGAAAGGGGGGGCTCTCAGCACCCCCAAATATTCTGAGGGGGTCTTGGGGGCTCCTGGTACCCCCAAATATGCCgggggggggggtcatggggactcTTGGCACCCCTATGCATGTTGGGGGACTCCTGGCATCCCCCAGATGtgctggggggacctgggggggctcCTGGCACCCCCAAATATTCTGGGGGGGACTTGAGGGCTCCTGGCACCCCCAAATATTCTGGGGGGACTTGAGGGCTCCTGGCACCCCCAAACGTGCTGGGGAGGGTCTTGGGGGGCTCTCAGCACCCCCATGCATGTTGGGGGGCTCCTGGCACCCCCAGATGtgttggggggacctgggggtcttctGGCACCCCCAAATATTCTGGGgtggggtcttggggggctcTCAGCACCCCCATGCATGTTGGGGGGCTCCTGGCACCCCCAGATGTgctggggggggtcttgggacgttcCCAGTATCTTCAGGCGTGTTTGGGGGGCTCCCA
Proteins encoded in this region:
- the STARD10 gene encoding START domain-containing protein 10 translates to MSGRDSVQIPDDRDFGAFRAECESERGWSLTYSKGGVAVWVQLLEPERSLHKIKCRMECKDVPAATLYDVLHDIEYRKKWDSNVIETFDIGRLTVNSDVGYYAWRCPKPLKNRDVITLRSWLPMGTDYIIMNYSVKHPKYPPRKDMVRAVSIQTGYLIEGTGANSCTITYLAQVDPKGSLPKWVVNKSSQFLAPKAMKKMYKACLKYPEWKAKHEPQFKPWLYPEQSRLPPLPLAELSLQHADSLENIDESALAEGKDERGDASDEDSVN